The Triplophysa rosa linkage group LG25, Trosa_1v2, whole genome shotgun sequence genome window below encodes:
- the atp8b3 gene encoding phospholipid-transporting ATPase IC: MVRTSKTEKGVCWEVQANNQTFHKSLRRRSILCVRWGRYADNVVRSYKYTPLTFLPLNLYEQFQRAANLFFLLIVILQCVPIIATIPWYSTMLPLLFVLVVRGCKDLATDVGRRRSDSQINKRPCDVLTPEGFRTVKWKDVCAGDILRVHKDQVIPADLLLLCSTEPHSLCYVETADIDGETNLKFRQALTVTHAELKADQAEKDLAAFNGVVWCEEPNGNLHSFKGELHWKGERHLLDIDNLLLRGTVMRNTNTAYGLAIYTGSDSKILQNCGRLILKKTRVEVLLNKTVLVILLFMLTVALLLAIGAGIFELQVAPQLNVLVALQRGSSAAYLGFLNFWGYIILLSPSMPMSLYITFEVIHVVHCLLIGWDLEMYWEDNDSPAQARTSTLNEELGQVGHLLSDKTGTLTQNRLLFRQCYIDGKIYGDMSQECKPLDLSWNRFSCGGMKFSDQRLVEKLRGWSSPECQEFFTALALCHTVMSEWKDGLPQYQAASPDEDALVCAARELGWVFLSRTRETLTISELGITRNYQLLAILDFTSKRRRMSVLVREPGGELKLYCKGADIVILERLQKDQPLQEDTDSALELFAQNCLRTLCVAVRPVPESLWTEWSHALNQASMAGGNQETMLEEIYDQMERELMLLGMTAIEDRLQEGVPETIEILRKAGVKVWVLTGDKTETAVNVGYACKLMDPDTALIQGEELRQLLDSPSPDVRAMSKEPEVWITDRKSVKSKTALVIAGPELEELTQKPEWGARFVNLAGQCQSVLCCRVTPAQKAEIVEMVKKHSTSITMAIGDGANDVNMIKTAHIGVGVCGVEGSQAVQNADFALAQFSFLRRLLLVHGHWSYYRVCGFLLYFLYKTSAFALVHVWYSFYNGYSAQPMYESWFISLYSTTYTSLPVQCLGIFEQDVSAKSCFSWPEIYSVGQENKLFNPLVVALTLLYSLYSSIILFFIPMGILQHSTLDFQTLAITVETSVVFTSTVEVVLKTKYWTKYSFAAIVFSLVAFFLSTFVLHSTRLFTASPKDYFFLGASANAFSSPEVWLTIFVTTCVAVLPSMTMRALSVVLTNPNKHKIHSSKEPVILQSWFQRGTLRRRSSYAVSQGKGFGKLITTGVGLHSAAPPQDRRVTPNGLIRGSPQHAGIEMNGSYRA, encoded by the exons GAGTCTGTTGGGAGGTCCAAGCCAACAACCAAACTTTTCACAAGTCTTTGCGCCGCAGATCAATCCTATGTGTGCGCTGGGGGCGGTATGCT GACAATGTGGTGCGAAGCTACAAATACACCCCCCTGACCTTTCTTCCCCTTAACCTGTACGAACAGTTCCAGAGAGCAGCGAACCTTTTCTTCCTGCTTATTGTCATTCTTCAG TGTGTTCCTATAATCGCCACCATCCCGTGGTACAGCACCATGCTTCCCCTGCTGTTTGTTCTGGTTGTGCGTGGATGTAAAGATTTGGCCACCGATGTG GGCCGACGTCGCAGTGATTCACAGATTAACAAGCGGCCATGTGATGTACTTACACCAGAGGG ATTCAGAACGGTTAAGTGGAAAGATGTGTGTGCCGGTGACATTCTTCGGGTTCATAAAGACCAGGTCATACCT GCTGATCTGCTTCTCCTGTGCAGCACTGAGCCACACAGCCTTTGCTACGTGGAGACTGCAGACATTGACGG AGAAACCAATCTGAAGTTCCGTCAGGCTCTGACTGTGACTCATGCTGAGTTGAAAGCAGATCAAGCGGAGAAAGATCTGGCAGCTTTTAATG GTGTTGTCTGGTGTGAAGAGCCAAATGGTAACCTACACTCTTTTAAAGGCGAGTTACATTGGAAAGGAgagcgccacctgctggataTAGACAACCTTCTGCTCAGAGGAACTGTaatgagaaacacaaacacagcataCGGCCTGGCTATATAC ACAGGCTCGGACAGTAAAATCCTACAAAACTGTGGCCGTCTAATACTAAAGAAAACACGGGTGGAAGTGCTGCTGAACAAAACAGTGTTGGTG ATTCTACTCTTCATGTTGACGGTGGCTCTTCTCCTGGCTATTGGGGCAGGGATTTTCGAGTTACAGGTTGCTCCTCAACTCAATGTCCTTGTTGCTCTGCAGCGAGGTTCTTCAGCTGCCTACCTGGGCTTCCTCAACTTTTGGGGATACATCATATTGCTTAGTCCTTCTATGCCCATGTCTCTCTATATAAC ATTTGAGGTGATCCACGTGGTGCACTGCCTTCTGATTGGCTGGGATTTAGAGATGTACTGGGAAGATAACGACAGCCCCGCCCAGGCCCGTACGTCCACTCTGAATGAGGAGTTGGGTCAGGTGGGCCACCTGCTCAGCGACAAAACGGGCACGCTCACGCAAAACCGCCTGCTCTTTCGTCAGTGCTACATTGACGGAAAGATTTACG GTGACATGTCGCAGGAATGCAAG CCATTGGACTTGAGCTGGAATCGGTTTTCCTGCGGTGGAATGAAGTTTTCCGATCAGCGATTGGTGGAGAAGCTGCGTGGGTGGAGCAGTCCGGAGTGTCAGGAGTTCTTCACTGCTCTGGCCCTCTGTCACACTGTTATGAGCGAGTGGAAGGACG GTTTGCCTCAGTATCAGGCTGCCTCACCAGATGAGGATGCTCTGGTGTGTGCAGCGCGAGAACTCGGATGGGTGTTCCTGTCCCGCACACGTGAGACCCTCACCATCAGCGAGCTGGGCATCACGAGGAACTATCAGCTCCTCGCCATCTTGGACTTCACCAGCAAGAGGAGACGCATGTCCGTGTTGG TTCGGGAACCCGGGGGTGAGTTAAAGCTGTACTGTAAAGGTGCGGATATTGTCATTCTGGAGAGGCTTCAGAAGGACCAACCGCTTCAAGAGGATACCGACAGCGCTCTAGAG CTCTTCGCTCAGAACTGCTTGAGGACTCTCTGCGTGGCAGTACGGCCTGTGCCTGAATCCCTGTGGACAGAGTGGAGCCACGCCCTCAACCAGGCCAGCATGGCGGGGGGTAACCAGGAGACCATGCTGGAAGAGATATATGATCAAATGGAAAGAGAATTAATG CTGCTAGGCATGACCGCCATCGAAGATCGTCTGCAGGAGGGTGTCCCCGAGACCATTGAAATCCTACGGAAGGCGGGGGTTAAAGTGTGGGTGCTGACGGGAGATAAAACAG aaACGGCAGTGAACGTGGGCTACGCATGCAAACTGATGGATCCTGACACTGCCCTGATTCAAGGGGAGGAGCTTAG GCAGCTTCTAGATTCACCTTCTCCAGATGTTCGTGCCATGTCCAAAGAGCCTGAGGTTTGGATCACTGACAGGAAATCAGTGAAGAGCAAAACTGCGCTAGTCATCGCTGGTCCTGAACTG GAGGAGCTTACCCAAAAGCCAGAGTGGGGGGCGAGGTTTGTCAATCTGGCCGGCCAGTGCCAGTCCGTGTTGTGTTGCCGCGTCACACCAGCGCAAAAAGCTGAAATAGTCGAGATGGTCAAGAAACATTCGACTTCCATCACCATGGCGATAGGAGATGGCGCCAATGACGTAAACATGATCAAAA CGGCACATATTGGTGTTGGTGTTTGCGGTGTGGAGGGGAGTCAAGCGGTGCAGAATGCAGATTTTGCTCTGGCGCAGTTTAGCTTCCTTCGCAGGCTGTTGCTGGTGCACGGCCACTGGTCGTACTACCGCGTCTGCGGATTTCTGCTGTATTTTCTCTACAAAACCAGCGCGTTTGCTCTGGTTCACGTCTGGTACAGTTTCTACAATGGCTACAGTGCTCAG CCCATGTATGAAAGCTGGTTTATTAGTCTCTACTCAACAACGTACACATCCTTACCTGTACAGTGCCTTGGTATTTTTGAACAG GACGTGAGCGCCAAGAGCTGCTTCAGCTGGCCGGAGATCTACTCGGTCGGACAGGAAAACAAACTATTCAATCCGTTGGTTGTGGCGCTCACACTTCTGTACTCCTTGTATAGCTCCATTATCCTTTTCTTCATCCCTATGGGAATATTGCAGCACTCCACGCTGGATTTTCAGACTCTTGCCATTACTGTGGAAACATCGGTGGTGTTTACAAGCACCGTCGAG GTTGTTCTGAAAACCAAATACTGGACCAAGTACAGCTTTGCCGCCATCGTTTTTAGTTTGGTCGCATTCTTTCTGTCAACGTTTGTGCTGCATAGCACACGCTTGTTTACTGCGTCGCCTAAAGACTACTTTTTCCTGG GAGCATCAGCAAACGCTTTCAGCAGCCCTGAGGTTTGGCTCACCATATTCGTGACTACCTGTGTTGCTGTTCTCCCTTCGATGACCATGAGAGCACTAAGTGTTGTGTTAACAAACCCCAACAAACATAAG ATCCACAGCTCGAAAGAGCCCGTCATACTTCAGTCGTGGTTCCAGAGAGGCACTCTCCGACGGCGTTCATCTTATGCTGTGTCTCAAGGGAAAGGCTTCGGGAAGTTAATCACTACCGGAGTTGGGCTTCACTCTGCAGCACCCCCGCAGGACAGGAGGGTTACACCAAATGGTTTGATTAGAGGTTCTCCACAGCATGCAGGCATAGAAATGAACGGTAGTTACAGGGCGTGA